One Hyla sarda isolate aHylSar1 chromosome 11, aHylSar1.hap1, whole genome shotgun sequence genomic window carries:
- the LOC130295386 gene encoding protein spinster homolog 1-like → MASPQDPLLKEEEEAMEDHSDMDVENGDIPERQNLPSLSSKSTARSIINVVILAFVNLLIYANRSSVAGVLPYIQKAYDTNASLSGLLNTLFIGSYVLVAPIAGYLGDHCNKKYTVCAGVIIWLSMTLTLSFIPDGYFLLFLLTSGLVGAGEATFCTIAPSIIADLFTSDQRTRMLNVFYSVIPVGCGLGYIIGPKVTDAARGDWHWAFRVTPGLGLISVALMILVTKEPPKATTNGKKNNKSQKFAKWATDLKKLFKNRSFMLTTMGSTAVSFIVGAIGVWGPSYLTHARTLLQEKDPCRAEPCDYHDILIFGVVTVVSGILGVVAGSEISKRYRKSNPRADPLVCGCAMMLSAPFLLLALTFGNISLVATNIFIFIGETLLSVNFTLISDILLKVVTPWRRSSALAVQMTIYHLLGDAGSPYLIGLISDTYERGYAKSPLLKYRSLEYALMTSTIMAVIGGAFFMATALFIERDEKEAEMESEPPSSSSSSLLPADEDRTSD, encoded by the coding sequence atggcctctccacaagacccattgctgaaggaggaggaagaagcaatggaggaccatagtgatatggatgtagaaaatggcgatatccctgagaggcagaacctgccatctctaagcagcaagtccaccgcacgttccatcatcaacgtagtgatcctcgcctttgttaatttgctcatctatgcaaatcgctccagcgtggcgggggtgctgccttatatacagaaagcatatgacaccaatgctagtctgtccggcttattgaatacattgttcattggaagctatgtgctggtcgcaccaattgccggatatttgggcgaccactgtaataagaaatatactgtttgtgCAGGAGTCATcatttggctgagcatgacacttaccctgtcattcatccccgacgggtatttcctgctcttcctgctgacgagtggactggttggagctggagaggcgactttctgcaccatcgccccctccatcattgcagacctttttacaagtgaccagcggacccgcatgctgaacgtgttttactccgtcatacctgtaggctgcggactaggatacatcatcgggcccaaagtgactgatgcagcaaggggcgattggcactgggcatttcgggtcacccctggcctgggcctcatatctgtggctttgatgattttggtcacaaaggagcctCCAAAagcgactacaaacgggaagaagaacaacaaatcccagaagtttgctaaatgggcgacagatctgaaaaaactatttaaaaatcgaagcttcatgttaaccaccatgggatcgacggctgtatccttcatagtgggagccataggtgtatggggtccatcatacctgacccacgcacgaacactcctacaagagaaggacccttgccgcgCTGAACcttgtgactatcacgacatcctaatatttggtgtggttacagtcgtctctggcattctgggagttgtagcagggtcggagataagtaaaagatatcgcaaatccaacccacgggcggacccgcttgtgtgtggctgcgcgatgatgctctccgcaccttttcttctgttggcattgactttcggcaacatcagcctcgttgccaccaacatcttcatcttcatcggagagacgcttctgtcagtaaatttcaccctcatatctgacattctactaaaagtagtaactccgtggaggagatcttcagccctggccgtgcagatgacaatctatcacctcctaggtgatgccggcagcccgtacctcatcggcctgatatctgacacgtacgaacgaggatatgccaaatcccctcttctgaaataccgcagcctggagtatgccctcatgacctccaccataatggcagtcatcggaggggccttcttcatggccacggccctatttatagagagggacgaaaaagaagcagagatggaatcagaacctccgtcatcctcctcctcctcactgcttcctgccgatgaggaccgcacttcagactga